One Hydrogenophaga crassostreae genomic region harbors:
- the soxZ gene encoding thiosulfate oxidation carrier complex protein SoxZ, whose protein sequence is MADPMRIRAALAGDETTVRVLMAHIMEPGTRKDASGALIPAHFIQDVEATSNGKSVLKAMFSGSVSQNPFLSFKFKGGAKGDKVVVKWSDNKGDSRSDEATIG, encoded by the coding sequence ATGGCTGATCCAATGCGCATCCGTGCCGCCCTCGCCGGCGACGAAACCACCGTCCGCGTCCTCATGGCGCACATCATGGAACCCGGCACCCGCAAGGACGCCTCCGGTGCCCTCATTCCCGCCCACTTCATTCAAGACGTGGAAGCCACCAGCAACGGCAAGTCCGTTCTGAAAGCCATGTTCAGCGGCTCCGTGTCGCAGAACCCCTTTCTGTCCTTCAAATTCAAGGGCGGCGCCAAGGGTGACAAGGTTGTCGTGAAGTGGAGCGACAACAAAGGCGACTCCCGTTCCGACGAAGCCACCATCGGCTGA